ACAAGTGTCATATCTATCTCCTCAAAAATTCACTATTGGACTTTCTGATTTGGTGAGACTGAATCTTAAGCTTCTGACTTGGTAAACAATAATACTACTGGTAAAACTTCTAACCTTTAACTTCTTGAAGCTTAATCTTTAGCTTCCCAATTAAATAGTAGCACCAGAAAATCAATTGATTACAGTTCGGTTTTATAGATATGATCGTCGTGATAACCGTACTATATAAATCCTCAATTATTTTGAATAGTATAGATTCGGTAATGATTCCCCCATCACTAGGTATATTTTTCATGTTTTAGAAGATAAATTAGAAATAGGATTGGAGGGATTGAATTAGATGGTTAAGTAAAGTAGTCTTAGCAGTGTTGATAAAAAAATGATCACCATCTATCATTTGTAATAAAAAAGGGGCGACAGTTTGTTTTTCCCATGCAGCAATGGCAGTATAACTAACTCTTGGGTCTTGTAAACCACCGAAAGCAGTAATAGGACAATCTAAAGGAGGTTGGGGAGTATAAATATAGGATTCCAAAACTGTAAAATCAGCGCGGATAATCGGTAAAAATATCTGCATCAAGTCGGCATTGTTTAGCACTTCTTGGGGAGTTCCATTCAATTGGGATATTTTGGCTAAAAAATCGGTATCTGGTAATTGAGAAATTGGCGGTTTTTCAGCAGATAATTGTGGGGCTTGATGAGCAGCAACAAAAAGATGTAAAGGGTGAAAATTATATTCAGAGCGCAGTAGCCTAATTAACTCAAAACTAATTAATGCACCCATACTGTAACCGATGAAAGCATAGGGTTTATCTAGATAGGGGATGATATTGGTAGCTATTGCTGGAACTAGAGGTTGAATTTTTGTGTATGGAGGTGATTTGATTTGTTTGCCTCTTCCGGGGATTTCTATGGGGCATAATTCAATAGTTGCTGGTAAATCATCAGCCCATGTCCGAAAAATCGTAGCACTACCACCGGCATAAGCAAAGCAAAATAGGCGTACTTTGGCATGGGGATTGGGTTGAGGGCAAGTTATCCAATTTGTGAAGGTAGTTTCAGTGAACATGATGGGGTTTTTATGGGGTTGCTTGACTTATCTTAATTTTCAAAGACACCAGTTTCAACAATAGCTTTGCACAATTTATCAATTACGGGAACTGAAACACTATTTCCAATTAGTTTCATCCATCTTGGTCTTGACCCTGGTAATTTAAAATCTTCAGGAAATCCCTGTATTAAACAAGCCTCGCGTTTAGTAATTTTTCTAAACTCTCTTGATTCATAAACTCCTTTTATGAATTTGTTTTTGAAATCATGATGATTTAGTGCTTCAATTGTCTTTAAAGTGATAAAATCATTTGTGTCGCTGGCAACTAGAGTTGGGAAAATGTCAGAACTTGGTAAAAAGATCCGACTTACACCAAATAATCCTGTGCTTATTTTCGTGTTTTTAAAATCATAGCGAATTTCGGTACACTCAATAATATCTTTTTGTTTGAGAGACTCTATTATTTTTTTAATTGACATCTTTTCTAATTTAAACACTTTCTGACTTTTTAAGCTGTCAATTATTATTTCTGTATTATTGGTAAATGAAAGTAGAATCTCTTCATCCTTTGTCAAGTCTTGAATATTATCCTGTTTAAGAATAAAACGATATTCTTCTGATTTGAAAATTTCCAATTGTACCAGTTCATCAATTTCTGCTTGTGTAATTGATGAATCTAGGTTTTGAAAATGTTCTAATGATAAAGGGTTTCCGTCTAATGCACCATAATTACTTTTGCGTCTGTTTTTAAGTAATAATAAACAAATATCTTTCTGTCGTTGAGTGGTTTCAATAATGTCCCAGGAATGTATTGTTGTATGACCATTTCTCAAGTCATTAAATAAAAAGTAATCATTGAATCCGTTGGTATTGGAAAGACTCATACTTTTAGATTCAATAATATTACCAAATATGTCTCTCTGAATAATCAGATTATCTATTGGTTGTGGTGGTATAATACCTAATATATTACCAAGTTTTAGTTTTTTATCTGTTGGTTTTGGTAAGTTGAATTTTTGGAAATAGTCTTTTTCCTGAAATCCAATTATATATATGCGAATCCTATTTTGTGGCAAACCATAATCAAAGGAGTTAATAACAAAATATTTGGCATGATATCCGGCTTGTTCAATTCTCTCTAAAATATAAGATAAAGCCTTTTTATTACGAGGATCAACTAATCCTTTGACATTTTCAAAAATAAATGCTTTTGGTTTGGATTGTTGAAGTAAATAAATTGTATCGTTCCATAACTGACCTCTATCATCATCAAAACCTAGATTTTTACCTGCAATTGACCAGCTTTGACAAGGAACTCCAGCAGTTAATAAATCGTGAGGTGGTAATTCTTTAATTTTGGTAATATCTCCTAAGTTACAACTAGGTTCAATTTGAAAGTTTTCACAATACGTATTGATTGCATCTTGATTTATTTCACTAAAACCTAGACAATGACCACCATTCTTGCTTAATGCCATTTTAAATCCACCAATTCCAGCAAAAAGGTCAACAAAAGTAAATCGTATATTCTGCATTTTACATCTCTTATTTATATAAATTATTTTAAACCCCCTTCTTCAAAATCTTTAGGAGGTTCAATTCCTAAAAATTCTCGATAGATTCTTTCTTTGTTGACTACTAAACTTCCTTCGGTAGCCGATAGCATAATTGCTGCGATCGCTAACACTCGTAATGTACCATCTGATAATAATGCAGCGTCACAATAGCGAGGTTGATCACCAAAAGTTTCTCTTAGTCGCACCATAACTTCATCCCTGGGACCAGTCAGGAAATTTAGTCCATCTATAGCCTGTTCTGGTAAACTCTGGATGAAATTGAGAATTATCTGTTCATTTTCAGGCTGGTTTTCCCATAAACGATATAAAACGCTAGAAAGATTTTTACCATCTTCATATAATCTTTTATCAGACTTAAAGCTATATTCACGCATCCTGGCAGGAACAGGATCTAAAAATAAGATATTATTTAAAACTCGTTGATATTCGCGGGCAATCTCAGGAATTATCTTTTGGGACTTTTCATATTTGATATCAAAACGCGCAGGGCTATCTAATTGCACGAATATAGCCATTTGATCACTACAAGTTATTCTTGGCTTGTTTTGACCCCTTGTAAAGTTGTTATAGGCCACACTAACATCAGTATTTATTCCCTGAGAAGGTTGATCTAATTCATACAAGGAAACTGTATTGATTGAGTCAGTAATTCGTTCACTACTGATGTGTAGTTCCCCATCACGCACGTTCAGAGTTATATTTAATTCATTCCATTCAGGTAAATCTAATCGGCAACCGATGGTAAAACTTGACTGCCCATGATAGCATAAATCATTTACTCTACCACGCACCACTGCCTCGGCACTATTCACAGCATATTGAATACTAGAAAGTTTTTGCCCTTGTGCAAGCCATGACAAAAATCGCAAACCTTCCAAAGCGTTACTTTTACCTGCGGCGTTTGCACCTATTAAAACAGTCAAAGACCCCAAAGGTAAGTGGCCTGTGCTGTAACTTTTAAAATTAGCGAGGGTAAATTCGATTAGCATGAGACAACAACCTATTATTCACAGAATAAATCCTATATGCAACAAATTGATCAAAAGTCAACTAAAAAAGCATGGTCTAGAGCAATATCTCAACCAGCAACAGAATTTTCTGCCACTCAATTACCTATTCTCGCAGGTACAATCCCCGATGGTTTACGGGGTACACTGTACCGGAATGGACCAGCACGACTAGAACGAAATGGTATGCCAGTGGGACATTGGTTTGATGGAGATGGAGCAATTCTGGCTGTTAATTTTACCAATGCAGAAACATTTGCAGTTTATCGCTATGTGCAAACTACAGGTTATCAAGAAGAAACTGCTGCGGGTAAATTGCTTTATGGTAATTATGGCATGACTGCACCAGGAATTATCTGGAATCAATGGATAAAACCTGTGAAAAATGCGGCGAATACTTCAGTTTTGGCATTACCTAATAAACTTTTGGCATTGTGGGAAGGTGGTAAACCTTATGCTTTAGATTTGCAAACTTTAGAAACTTGTGGTGAAGATGATTTAGGCAGTTTAACTAAGGGATTAAGTTATTCTGCCCATTATAAGCGGGATGCAAATACAGGGGAAATTTTTAATTTTGGTGTAACTCCTGGATTAAATGCCACACTTAATGTTTATAAAAGTGACTCTACGGGCAAAATTATCCGCACAGAAACATATCAATTAGAAGGTGTACCACTCATACATGATTTTGTTTTAGCAGGACAGTATCTAATCTTTTTTATTTCGCCAGTGAAGTTAAATCTTTGGCCTGTTTTGTTAGGGATAAGGAGTTATAGTGATTCCCTAGAATGGCATCCTGAATTAGGAACTCAGATTATAGTGATTGATAGAGAAAGTTTATCTTTAGTCAGTCGAGGAGAAACTGAATCTTGGTTTCAGTGGCATTTTGCTAATGGTTATGTAGATGCTAGTGGTGCAGTAATTGTGGATATTGCCCGTTATGAAGATTTTCAAACTAATGAATATCTTCGGGAAGTAGCTACGGGAGAAACTCACACAATTGCCAAAAGTACATTTTCACAAGTTCAACTTAATCCTTTAACTGGAAAAGTGATTAAAATTGAAACCCTTTCAAATCAACATTGTGAATTTCCGAGTGTTCCTCCCCAAAATGTTGGTCAATTTTCTCGCTATACCTATATGTCAGGATTCCAACCAGGAACAGATGTTGGTAAGGAGATTTTAAATAGTATTGCTCGTTTTGATCACAAAACTGGAACTTTAACACAAGCAAACATAGGAGAAAATCGCTATCCTTCCGAACCTATTTATGTGCAAAATCCGCAAAACTCTGAACAAGGTTGGGTGTTAACTGTGGTTTATGATGGTAATACTCATAGTAGCGAAGTTTGGGTATTTGCGAGTGATAGGTTAAATGCAGAACCTGTTTGTAAACTGGGATTACCCAGCGTTATCCCCCACAGTTTTCACGGTACATGGAAACCTGCTTAGAAAAATCCAATCATAGGAATTACGAACCGCAGAGGACACAGAGGACACAGAGGTTAGAGAGGAATGGGAGTTGAAAATAATTTCTGTGTAAGTCCTAAATCAAGCTAGGGGTGGGGTTTCTCCACCTTTTAGCTTGAGGACTTGATTTGTAATTGTAAAGTTTTGTAACGATATAGATAATATTACTCTACATTCACAGAAGAACTCATAGAACCAAAAGTTAATTCTTAACATCTATGAATCTTCAACAAGCAGAATTATATCAACGTCTTCAAGAGTTTTCTTTAGATGAAGAAAATGTTGCTTTCTCTTTTAGTCAAAGATTAGCAAGGGAAAATAACTGGACATTTGAATATACTCAGCGGGTAATTGATGAATATAAAAAATTTGCTGTTATTGCTGTTTTTGCAGGTCATCCAGTTACACCTTCTGATCAAGTAGATCAAGTTTGGCATTTACATTTAACATATACTCAATCTTATTGGGATGATTTTTGTGAAATATTAGGTAAACCATTAGATCATGGTCCGACTCGCGGTGGTAATAAGGAATATCATAAATTTAATCATTGGTATGTGAATACTGTAGATACTTACAAAATCTTTTTTGGAGAAAATCCACCTGTAGATATTTGGCCAGCCCCTCATATTCGTTTTGATTTGGATGCTAATTTTCAGCGTGTAGATACTCATAAAAATTGGATTTTACCAAAACCAATCTTAAAGTTTCCTGAGATAGATATTTCTCGTTTTATTCCTCAGAGAGTTTATCTAGCATTTTTGTTTACTTTGACATTAATTTTCACCAATTCTCAGGTTTTATTAGCCTCGAATAATACTAATTCCCAAAGTTCTCAAAGTTCTGAAAATTCTCTAGGATTTTGGTTTTTTTTGATAGTAGCTGGTTCTGTAATCTTCGTGATCTTCACATCTGGTAGTAGCGGTGGTGGTGGAAGTAGTGGCGGCGGTGATGGAGGTTGTGGTGGTGGAGGTTGCGGAGGTGGTTGCGGTGACGGTGGTTGTGGTGGCGGTTAATCGTTTTCAAGACTATTGATTTTTATCTCACGCAGAGGCGCAAAGGACGCAGAGAAAAGGAAAATATGAAGAAACTATTGATGAGAAGAATCTCTTTTCTGAATATTTTGACTAAACGAATGGGGAAAAATAAGTAGGTCAACATAATAAAACCAAATTGTGTAAAGAAAAGTAAAATGTCTCCCATCTTCAGCTTCCCAAAAAGAAACCTTAGCAATTTGATTGCAAAACTATATACTTTGAATAAAAAGGGTAAAATCGGATGAAAATATCAAAATTAACAAGTTTGGTTTTTGTACTAGGAGCAATATTATATAGCTCTAAAGTTGATGCTCAAAATGTGCCGAATATTTTAGAGTCAGGAAGAGAATCAAGATCACTGTTAGTTCAAGTTAATCCTCAAGATGCAGAATTTTACTTCAAGCGAAGTGGAGTCCAATTTCAATCAGGAGATTTGAAAGGGGCGATTGAAGATTATAACCAAGCATTGCGTCTTAATCCTAATTTTGCATTAGCCTACATCAATCGGGGTGCTGCCCGTCGTAAATTGGGAGATTTTACAGGGGCAATTGAAGATTTCAACCAAGCCCTACGTCTAAATCCTAATGATGCCCTAATATACTACAAACGAGGTCTTGTCCACAATAAATTGGGAAATATGAAAAGAGCTATTACCGATTTGCAAAAAGCATCTGAACTATTTCAACAACAAGGGAGAATAGCTGAATATCAATCTACTCTCGATTTAATTAAAATCATAAATATTCAGATAACAAAATAAAAATAATGGTATTATCTATCAAAATCAAACTAACCTAATCAAATGGATGAATTAGAAGCAAAAATCCTCCAACTTATTCAAGAAACCTGTCAACATCCTACTGGTAGTCTAGCCCGTCAAAAAGGACTCAATCAGATTATTTTACTCATTCAAAAAACAGGTAAATTATTGCGCGGTACAGGTATACCTGATGCCGAAGAAGCTTTACAGGAAACTTGGTGGTTTTTTTGCCGTAATCTTTGTGAAGCTACTAGCGCAAAAGAACCTTATAATCCTGATAAAAGTAGCGTTATTACTTGGATTAACAATTACTTAAGTTATCGGTTACAAGATAAACGGATTAGTTATTATGAACAAAAAAGTAAATTTGATTTTTTCTTAGAAGAAAATGAGCAAATAGATCCTGCAAATTTAATTCCTGCACCTACAGAACCAAGACCAATATTAAATGAAATTCAAGAATGGTTAAAAATAAATTCTTCAGAACTAAAACGTATTCATATCCGAGAACGTCCAGATGTTAATTGTTACGTTTTAATTTCCCGTCGTTTACCACCAGAAACATCTTGGCTAGATTTATCTGTAGAGTTTGGTATACCTGTAGCAACTCTCAGCAATTTCTATCAACGTCAATGTTTTCCCCGTCTGCTCAATTTTGGTAAATCCCAAGCTTATTTTGATAGCGAAGGTTACTTTGATATATAAATTATGAATTATCCTACTGAACAACAAAGCATTTCTATTCCTATTTCGGCAAAGTTCCGAGATACAGCTTTACAATTTGCCCAAGAACAACCAAATCCAGAAAAAGCAAAACTCGTATATCTGAATACTTTAGCTGTACAAGTTGTGAATAACTACTTGCAAATGTTAGATATTTCTACTACATTAGAAGCTAGTCATAGTTGGGATTATTGGGGAAGAATAGCTGGAAATGTAGCAGATTTATTATTAACTGGAATTGGACATTTAGAATGTAGATATATCAGAACAGGAGATCAGATTTGTTATATTCCTCCTGAAGTTTGGCATCATCGTTTTGGTTATGTGGTAGTAGAAATTAATCAAACCTGC
The DNA window shown above is from Anabaena sp. WA102 and carries:
- a CDS encoding thioesterase II family protein — protein: MFTETTFTNWITCPQPNPHAKVRLFCFAYAGGSATIFRTWADDLPATIELCPIEIPGRGKQIKSPPYTKIQPLVPAIATNIIPYLDKPYAFIGYSMGALISFELIRLLRSEYNFHPLHLFVAAHQAPQLSAEKPPISQLPDTDFLAKISQLNGTPQEVLNNADLMQIFLPIIRADFTVLESYIYTPQPPLDCPITAFGGLQDPRVSYTAIAAWEKQTVAPFLLQMIDGDHFFINTAKTTLLNHLIQSLQSYF
- the dcm gene encoding DNA (cytosine-5-)-methyltransferase, producing MQNIRFTFVDLFAGIGGFKMALSKNGGHCLGFSEINQDAINTYCENFQIEPSCNLGDITKIKELPPHDLLTAGVPCQSWSIAGKNLGFDDDRGQLWNDTIYLLQQSKPKAFIFENVKGLVDPRNKKALSYILERIEQAGYHAKYFVINSFDYGLPQNRIRIYIIGFQEKDYFQKFNLPKPTDKKLKLGNILGIIPPQPIDNLIIQRDIFGNIIESKSMSLSNTNGFNDYFLFNDLRNGHTTIHSWDIIETTQRQKDICLLLLKNRRKSNYGALDGNPLSLEHFQNLDSSITQAEIDELVQLEIFKSEEYRFILKQDNIQDLTKDEEILLSFTNNTEIIIDSLKSQKVFKLEKMSIKKIIESLKQKDIIECTEIRYDFKNTKISTGLFGVSRIFLPSSDIFPTLVASDTNDFITLKTIEALNHHDFKNKFIKGVYESREFRKITKREACLIQGFPEDFKLPGSRPRWMKLIGNSVSVPVIDKLCKAIVETGVFEN
- a CDS encoding AAA family ATPase yields the protein MLIEFTLANFKSYSTGHLPLGSLTVLIGANAAGKSNALEGLRFLSWLAQGQKLSSIQYAVNSAEAVVRGRVNDLCYHGQSSFTIGCRLDLPEWNELNITLNVRDGELHISSERITDSINTVSLYELDQPSQGINTDVSVAYNNFTRGQNKPRITCSDQMAIFVQLDSPARFDIKYEKSQKIIPEIAREYQRVLNNILFLDPVPARMREYSFKSDKRLYEDGKNLSSVLYRLWENQPENEQIILNFIQSLPEQAIDGLNFLTGPRDEVMVRLRETFGDQPRYCDAALLSDGTLRVLAIAAIMLSATEGSLVVNKERIYREFLGIEPPKDFEEGGLK
- a CDS encoding carotenoid oxygenase family protein, which translates into the protein MQQIDQKSTKKAWSRAISQPATEFSATQLPILAGTIPDGLRGTLYRNGPARLERNGMPVGHWFDGDGAILAVNFTNAETFAVYRYVQTTGYQEETAAGKLLYGNYGMTAPGIIWNQWIKPVKNAANTSVLALPNKLLALWEGGKPYALDLQTLETCGEDDLGSLTKGLSYSAHYKRDANTGEIFNFGVTPGLNATLNVYKSDSTGKIIRTETYQLEGVPLIHDFVLAGQYLIFFISPVKLNLWPVLLGIRSYSDSLEWHPELGTQIIVIDRESLSLVSRGETESWFQWHFANGYVDASGAVIVDIARYEDFQTNEYLREVATGETHTIAKSTFSQVQLNPLTGKVIKIETLSNQHCEFPSVPPQNVGQFSRYTYMSGFQPGTDVGKEILNSIARFDHKTGTLTQANIGENRYPSEPIYVQNPQNSEQGWVLTVVYDGNTHSSEVWVFASDRLNAEPVCKLGLPSVIPHSFHGTWKPA
- a CDS encoding glycine-rich domain-containing protein, which produces MNLQQAELYQRLQEFSLDEENVAFSFSQRLARENNWTFEYTQRVIDEYKKFAVIAVFAGHPVTPSDQVDQVWHLHLTYTQSYWDDFCEILGKPLDHGPTRGGNKEYHKFNHWYVNTVDTYKIFFGENPPVDIWPAPHIRFDLDANFQRVDTHKNWILPKPILKFPEIDISRFIPQRVYLAFLFTLTLIFTNSQVLLASNNTNSQSSQSSENSLGFWFFLIVAGSVIFVIFTSGSSGGGGSSGGGDGGCGGGGCGGGCGDGGCGGG
- a CDS encoding tetratricopeptide repeat protein, translated to MKISKLTSLVFVLGAILYSSKVDAQNVPNILESGRESRSLLVQVNPQDAEFYFKRSGVQFQSGDLKGAIEDYNQALRLNPNFALAYINRGAARRKLGDFTGAIEDFNQALRLNPNDALIYYKRGLVHNKLGNMKRAITDLQKASELFQQQGRIAEYQSTLDLIKIINIQITK